A segment of the Methylomonas paludis genome:
TATGCTGATGGCGCAAATAACCCCGTTGACCAGGAGCGGGTTGATGAAGTTAGAAATATAATTAGAAATACAGGCGGCTTTCGTAGCATTACATTAATAGAGCGCGATACAAATTTCGGTTTGGCTAGAAACATAATTACAGGAGTAACAGAAGTTTGTAATCAATATCAACGCGTGATTGTGCTGGAGGACGATATTGTAACTAGTCCTTGTTTTCTTACCTATATGAACCACGCATTAGATGAATATGCAAATAAAAAAAGTGTTTGGCATATTGCCGGTTGGAGTTATCCTGTAAATATCGAAAATACTGATGGCACATTTTTTTGGCGGTTAATGAATTGCTGGGGTTGGGCAACTTGGTCAGATCGCTGGCAATATTTTGAAAAAAATCCGGCTAAATTACTTTTAAAATGGAATAAGGATAAAATTAAACGGTTTAATCTGGACGGAGTTTATGATTTTTGGAAAGAAGTGGACTTAAACCAGTCTGAAAAGTTAAATACATGGGCTATTTTTTGGTATGCGACTATTTTTGAGCATAATGGGTTATGTTTGAGTCCAACTCATTCTTTTGTGCAAAATATCGGGAATGACGGTAGCGGTATAAATAGTCAAGAAAACAATATATTCTGGCATAATAATTTAGCGGTTTCTTATAATAGACTACCAAGCAATATTGAGGAGTCTCAACTTGCAGTGCAAGAAATAAAGGCATTCTATACTCAATTAACACCGCCTTTTCCTATCAGATTAAGGCGGTATGCTTTGAGAAAAATAAATAAGCTGATTAAATATTTGATAGGCGGTTAGAATTTTGCCAATACTTTAATTTCATAAGAGAATATTTGTGGTGAAGGCAAGTGAAAGCTGCTGAGGGTAATAGAGTTCCAGAATGCGAAATTCCATTTATAAAAGCGTAATAGTATTTTACGAATAAAACGCTTTAAATGAGACGAGCTTTGTTCAAGACAATCGGGATCGATAAATCGAATGCTGCTAAATCCAGCCTGACGTAATACATATAACAACGAGCCACCAGTAAATAAAGTATGGTGAGTAAAATCTTCATAGGCCCAGTAAGCACCAGTATTAGACTGTGCATTCGGCACAGCTATATAAATTTCCCCATCGGCAGTAAGTAAATTACGAATTTTTACCAGCATTGGAATAATTTCAGGTTTTGGGAAATGTTCTAACACATGATTTAGAATAATAAAATCAAATTTACTGGTTAATTTATCCAGCTCATTTTTGGTGCCGTCAATGATGGGTAATCCATTGTCTTTACAGTAATTAATCGCGTCTGGCTCAATGTCATAACCATTTGCATTATGATAGCCTTTATTAATAAGGCACTGTAAAATTTGACCAAAACCACAACCAAAATCAAGAATTAATGCTTCCTTGTTCTCTGGAATAACTTTCTCCAAATGTGCCGGTAGCTCATAGTTGATATATGACTCAGGCGAAATATTCCTGTTCGAAAAGTAATTTTGATAATTATTCATAAGAATGTATTAAATTAAATGATTTTGTCGCAGGGCAATAATTTGTTTATCTTATGACTGTATGATTTTCTAAAAAGCCACTAACCATAAAGCTTGCTGATAAATCAGCCAAGCTGGAACCGGGCCTCCGGAAGGGGATGCCGCGAATACTCCCAGCTGGACTTGCTGCCAGGATTCCTGCCAGAAAACCCGGATCCAGCTTCTTGGCTTAGTCGCAAAAATATACTAGGTTATTGTGAGTTACTTATAGTGTTCAGCAAGCATGGTTTTCTCAAATTTGAAATTACTAACCATCAGATAACACGAATTGATCGTGATCTATTCGAAAAAAACTAACTTCACTATTTCTGTCTGAAGTAATTAAACCATATTTGCAAGCAGCAGGTAACTTATGTTTTTCATATTGAGATATCCATAAAGGATCTTGTTGCCTTTTAATAACAATGCATAAATCGGCTACTGGAGTTTTTTGGATAGTTTCCGGTAGGTCATGTATTAAGGTTATGCCATTTTTTTTTGCAAAAAGATAAAAAAATATGCTGTTTCCTTTGCCGCTGAAGGAAATAGTAAATGATTGCGCAGAATTTTTATGCTTCACATTCAACTTAGCTTCATTTAAAGCTTCCAAAATCTTGCCTTCAATTTTCAGTTTTGTAGCAATATCCATATAAGGCACATCAAAAAAGGATGGCGACATACCCGAAAATTGTCGATTTGACTTTAAGAAAAATATAACCGTTAAAATTAAGATAACCGTTAGTAAAGGTGTTTTTGTCTTAGCAGTTTGCATAGCCCATAGGCCAACAAAAAAGCTAAGAATACTGATGTTGTAAAATATAGCATACCACATCTCTTGTCCAATGGCATACATAAGGAACAATGCCAAAGAATAAAGAAAAGTTACTAAACTAATCCAGTTGGATTTAAAGTATGAAAAAGTGGCAAATAATAACAGCAAGGTTATAAATGAAACATTTTGAATCGAGTGGTAAAAGGCGGGTCTTTCCAGTTTTCTAATAAACTGAGTTTCCATGTCATTAGAAAAATCGGCATAATTATTTAAAACATATATGCAATAACAGACAAATAATACAGAACTGATTAATAAAAATAAAAGTTCAAATGTGTTTACATAAAAAAAACCTTTGATGCTTTTGTTTTTATGGAGTCTAACAAGAGTTCCCCCTAATAAAGGAATAGACATATATACCATATTAAAATGATATAATATACCAACTAACACTAATCCAAACGCAATTGTTAAGTAATCTTTAATAATTGCTAAATAGCATAGTAATGAAAAAAATACGATACAAACATCCATTCTGGCTACATTGGCGCTGACTAGACTTGAAGGTAATATAAAAAATAAAATTACCAATAAAATAGCAACAGGACTAATATATTTTTTTACAATATAAATCCAGATAAGAAATGATGCCATGAAAAATATCAATGAAACATATCTGGCCAATTCCAGGGATATTCCAAATATCTTATAGATTACCCCTAGGGTAATCATATATCCTGGTGGCATCCACATTATTGTTCTATTTTGACTAAGACTTTCAGAAAACAGTGTGTTCTTCTCACTCCATGAAATTGCCTGATAAATGAAGCTCGCTTCATCCTTCCAAGGTATAGGAAAATTTAACTGAAAGCCTAATATGCCGATTAGCATGGCAATTATTAGAATAATTACTAAAACAGTATAGGCCTTATTAGGGTTCATGATCCTTCAGCTTTTTGTAATTGGGTGCCAGCTATGGTATTTAACTTAATATAGTGTTATGCTACCAATTAGTAAGGCATCAGTGGATTCACGTTGGTAAATTCAAGTGCAAAGGCTTATGATTGCCTAATGCATACTATAATATTATTTTAATTTTTTCACTAAATCATAATAATCAAACACTTTTTTGATTTGCAAATCGTTTTTACATAATCCATTATTTCCATAATTTTGATTTGATATGGTATTTATTTTCCATAAAGCATTATCTTGCGAATCGGGAATGGCTGGAAATTCCATGCTATGATCATAAACCATAACAGTTTTTCTATCATTCAGCAAAGCCATGGCTTTAAACCATACATCATCGGCTGTTGGGGCCATATGCAAAAAATTATTTATATTTAAAACTTCCTTGTGCAGAGCGTTTGGTGGATACAGTATTCCACCGAAACCAGTTGGAAATAAATTATAAGAAGGACCTTTGCCCACAGGGGTAGTCCACTGCAAATAAGGCAGGAGTGACTGCTTATAGCACTTAATTAGGTTACATCTATAACCAATAATTTCTGAACGGAATTTTAATGAAGCTTGATATAAATTTTCTAAAAAATTTTGCGGATATAAAGCATCGTCATCACAGGTAATGATTGTGCTATTTGGGAATGAGCTTAGCGCGTAAATTAATTTTTTATAAGGACCTATATTTCTATCTACATATTCTATCTGTAATCCACGATTTTCAAGACGTCTTAACTCAATTGGAATATTAGCAGGACTACAATCTTCTTTGGCTAACCACAAAACAATTTTATCTGGCTTTCTGGATTGCAACATTAGGGTTTCAACAGTTAGATAGGCTATGTTTATTCTATCTTTATATGTAGTTAAGCTAATAACAATATTAGGTTCATTTAGCTGAGTAATGCCATAACTTTTTCCAAATTTATTATTGATTTTTAGATAGGAAAGTTGTAGAGAAATATTTAATTTATGCATCATGTTCCTTGGCGACATAATAGTCCTCCCAGGCTAAATATAGCTTTAGTTTGCATAATAAAACATATTCTGGTTTTTGGTGATATAGATAAGCTTAACCAATTAGCAGTTGCATAAGCCAACAAAGTGGAAATAGCCGCGCCTTGTATGCCATAGGCTGGTATTAAGAATAAATTGGCAATAATATTGATTATTGCAGCGGCAACAACTCTAATTAAGGCATTCAAAAAATACCCTTCAATCACTACCCATTTAGCTGACGCGCAACCTACGCTGGTGAATAAACCTGCCCAAGCCAATAATACCAATACATTATTGGCTTCCTTATATTCATTGCCGTATAAAGTTTCTACAACTATATTGGCAAAAAGCGTCAGAAATATGGCCACAATTATGGAAATCAAGGCCATGAAATTGAAAAGCCTTTGTAATCTATCTAGATACAGTGCTTCATTAACAGATTTAGCTTCAATAATTGACGGGTATACAGAAGAAATAATAGCCAACGGGATGAAATACCAAACTTCGCTAATCCGTACTGCAGCGGAATATACTCCAACTGCTTTATCATCCAGCATTTGACCTAACATAATTTGGTCAATGCGCATGTACACCATGACAGCTATGCCGGAAAGAATCAGTGGCCAGCTGTCTTTAAGTAACTTTTTGGCTTGGCTATAATGACCTCGCCATGCAGTTAAATGACCGCCGGACCAAACATAAATTGAAAATATGCCTATTGCGGTTACCAAGCCTTCGGCAAAATTGATCCAGACAAAATCCATTAGCGTAGCCACGTTCAAAATCAGTATAACTTTGATCGCCGCGAAGATCAAAAATGTACCATTTTCAATCCAAACTATATATTTAGATTGAATTTTTGCCTCAAACCAATACCTTATAGTTTCGCTTGCTTTAAATACCGTTACAAAACCCAGCACAGCAATCATTTGTTGGGCAATTTCGTCATCTGGCCGGACAAAAGTGACAGCAATAATCCCCAATATAAATGCCAGTAAGCCACCAAATAGTTGCAATAGAAATGCCGTGCCAAGTATGGTATTAGCATTTTCCGGTTCTCTAACCAAATCACGAACCACAATTCCGTTTAAGCCCAGGCTACCTATGGCACTAAATAAACCGACAAAAGCAGTTGCATAATTCATGGTGCCAAATTGTTCTGGGCCTAAATATCGAGCTACCCATACACCTACCAGTAAGCCCATACCCATACGCAGGATACGATCTGCAAACAGCCAGAAGGTATTAATCAAGACCTTATGTAAATTGGGCCTATTTTGAAAGCTGTTTCGCATCTGGATAGGCAAAAAAAGCAGCCACCGGTTTGATTTAGCCGATATGCCTGATTTAAGCTTTTTTTCTGACGACATTATTGGTTGCCGTTATGGTTGGAGAATACTTCAAAATGACCTGATTTATCGACAGAAATTACTTGAAAACTAGCTTGTGTATCACCCATTTCCATCCCCGGACTACCCATAGGCATCCCTGGTGCAGCTATACCGACAATATTTGGTTTGGTTTGCAGCAATTTTCTAATATCCTGGGCTGGAACATGGCCTTCGACAATATAACCATTCACCAGTGCGGTATGGCACGATGCCAGTTTGTCCGGGATGCCGTATTTGTCTTTGACTGCTTGTAGGTCGTCGCTGACTAAGCTTTTGATATTAAAATTATTTTGTTGTAAATGATCCTGCCATTTACGGCAGCAGCTACAGCTTTCACTGCGGTAAACAGTTATATCGATAGCTTTATCTGATTCTGCAGCGCCTATATTCAAGCTTGCCAGTAGTAACAATAACAGCGGGGTACGATTTAAAGACAGCATATGTTTAGAGGGTGAGGTTAGTAAGACGAGCCAAATCTTGAGTGGTTGATGATAAGCCTAAATATTAGCCCAACCGCGTTTTTGAATTTCAGCGCTAAAGCGACTATAGTTATTAAGCAGTTTCGGTTCAGTGACCCACACCCGACACTGTAAACGTAATAAAGTGTCGGCAGCAAAAGTCATAACTTTTGGCCTTGCTGGAAAGCAATTTCGTGTATAGGCAAATGTATGAGGTTGGGGGCAGCAAGCAATACATCTACTTTTCGGCCTTGAAGTAAGCGAGTCAGTTTGGCAGAAAATTGTGCGGAAAGTAAAGCCGGGTTTACGACCGCCTCAGTCAGTTCCAGCATGATATCAATATCGCCGCCTAATTTGTTGTCATCCAGACGTGATCCGAATAGAAACACCTGCACATTGGCACCAAAGCTTTCCTGAGCGCTAAGCCGGATAATATCGATTTGTTGGTGAGTTAGTCTCATTTTTTTGCTACTCAGCATCATTTTTCGAGCTGGACTTGCCAAGCCAGTGTAGCAAGCGGCTTTGTAATTAGGCAAGCTCAGCAAGATCCTCATTCGCCATATAAGGTGACAATAATTGTGCGTGTGCCGGCCTGATGGCGATGTTCACCCAAATAAATACCCTGCCAGATGCCCAAGGCCAAATGACCCTCGCTAATGGGGATGGTTAAGCTACTACCCAGTAATACGGTTTTGATATGGGCAGGCATATCATCAGGACCTTCCAAAGTATGGCGAAAATAAGACTGATTTTCCGCTACTGCTCTGGAAAACCAGTTTTCCATGTCCCGGCGTACATCGGCATCGGCATTTTCATTAATGGTCAGGGATGCTGAAGTATGCTGCAAAAAAAACTGTGCCAGACCGATTTTGAATTGTTTCAACTCGGCTAATTGTCCAACAATTTCACCGGTAATTAGATGAAAACCGCGTGGTTTTGCGTTTATTTGCAGGGATTTTTGCAGCCACATCAGCCTAAACCATGATAAACCGGGCTTAATTCCTGAACGGCATCTACCATAGCCTTCACATGTTCTGGATTGATGTCCGGTAAAATACCGTGGCCTAAATTAAACACATGTCCGCTACCGTGGCCGAAATCTTGCAAAATTTTTGCCACCTTTTCACGAATAACGGTTGGGGAGGCATACAGGCTGATAGGGTCCAGATTGCCTTGCAGGGCCACTTGAGCGCCGACTCTGGCCCGCGCCGCGCCGATATCAGTTTGCCAATCCAGGCCCAAAGCATCAAATCCGCTGCCCGCCATTGCTTCCAGCCACAAACCACCGCCTTTGGTAAACAGAATGGTGGGAATTTTCCGGCCTTGGCTTTGGGTATTTAGTAATTCGCGTACCTGATGGGCGTAGCGCAGGGAAAACTCCAGATAATCATCATGGCTCAGCATCCCGCCCCAGGTATCGAATACCATCACCACATCCGCGCCGGCGGCAATTTGGGCATTCAGATAAGCGGCAACTGATCGCGCCAGTTTATCCAGTAACTGATGCATTACTTGCGGTTGCTCAAACATCAGCGCTTTGACTTTCTGGAAGTTTTTGCTGCTTTTGCCTTCCACCATATAAGTAGCCAGTGTCCAGGGGCTACCGGAAAAGCCGATCAGCGGTACCCGGTTGTGCAAATTTTGTTTAATCAGACGCACGGCATCTATTACATAACGTAATTCAATGTCCGGATCAGGAATCGGCAGATTTTTCACATCATCGGCTGTTTTAATGGGGTTGGCGAACTGCGGCCCCTCGCCTTCGCTAAACGATAAACCCAGTCCCATCGCATCCGGAATGGTCAAAATGTCCGAAAACAGAATCGCCGCATCAAAATTAAATCGGGCCAGGGGCTGTAAAGTAACCTCACAGGCCAGCTCCGGGTTGGTGCATAACTGCATGAAGCTGCCGGCTTTACTGCGCACTTGTCGGTATTCGGGCAGATAGCGTCCAGCCTGACGCATCATCCACACCGGCGTGCGTTCCACCGGTTGTTTTAACAGGGCTCTGATAAATAAATCGTTTTGTAAATTAGTCATTCGATGCGTGGCAGGTTAGGGATCATTGACGGCTTTCATTTTGGATATATTTTAGGCGTCTTTCCAGCGATTGCTTAAATTCATTCGGCAACTGAGTCTTGGCGGTTCTGGCTTCGGTAAGATTATTAAATGAGCCGTATATCAGCACATATTTTTCCTGAGTGTTTTTGGTAATCGAATAGGTCTTCAAATGTTTGGTGTATTCCGGATATTTATGCAAAAATCGGTTTACAGCAGCTTTATCGGTTAACACCATGACTTGTAAAGTGTAATTATCGCCCGGTTGCGCCATGATCCAAGCCTGGCTGCCGGTGTCGGGCTTGGATTTTTCCGGGCCGGCTTCAATAGTTGCGATTGGTTGGAGCGGGTTTAGTGCTGCAGTGTTGCTTATATTGACCGGTTGTACCTTATTAATAACCGGTATGCTCAGCTGAGGCCGGTTAACGACAGGATGAGAATTACCGGTATCGGCTGGCGCCTGTGCATCAGCATTTTGCGCTGGTTTGACCTGAGCTTGAGGCGCCAAAACTTTGCGCTCTAAGCGATCAGAGGTCGTGATGGATGATTTTTCCGGGTTGAGCTTAAAAAGTGAATCGGCAAATTCTGCTAAGAATGTCTGCTTAAATGCCAAACCGTCAGGTCCCGATAATCGCGGTAAAATACCGAACACTAGGCCCAACAATGCTAATCCAGTCACAAGCCTCGCGCCAGTTAATGTTTGGTGCCGAGTTTTTCCTAGATTAAAAGTAGCTAAAAACTTTAAAATCTTGCCGGGGATACCATGAGAATCTCGATATATTTCGGCTAATTGCTCGTCAGAGTAGAGCTTGGCAGCGCCGGGTTTTGCGGTACGTGATGCTATATAAGCAATAAAATCGCCGCATTCCTTAATATTTAAGGGCGGTAATTCAATAAAATGACAATCATCGAGGGCTTTATCACTAATGCGCTGGATATGATATTCATCATATGTCATGGCAAAAACCAACTGCAGGCCGTTGATGGACTCGGCAAAACTGATCAATTGTTCAATAAGTCCGGCCATCAACTGACCGGCATTGTCTATGATCAGTACCACTGGTTGTTTCTGACAATAGCCAAGTAAATCTGTGGTTCCTAAAAAACTGTTAAGTTGGCTGATAATGCCGGCAAAATTTAATGCCGAAGCGCCAGTCAGCCGACATTGCCGCCACGGCTCACCGAGCCGGCTATGCAATAAATCCAGTAAAGCCGTTTTACCAATACCGGTAGGGCCGCAGATGATCAGTGCTTGCTGCAAATTGCTGAGCAGATGAATCACCAACTCCAGTTTTTCGGTACGTGCTACCGAAATTAAACTCCGATCTGGAAATGCTCCCGCCTTGGGTTTGGCAGGACTATGTATCGAAACCGCGTTAAGCTGCATACTGAAGTAAAGTATCTTGCAATTTATTGAGTTCAACATTGAGAGGTAGCAGGGCTTTGCCTATGGTTTCCAGCAAAATGACCCTGATTTTGCCGTCGACATTTTTTTTGTCTACTGACATCAAGTCGATATAACGCGCTACCGTCATCTCGGCCGGTGGGGTTACCGGTAAATTAGCGGCCTTGAAAATCGCAATAATTCTGGAAACATCAGCGTCGCTCAGCCAACCCAAACGCCTGGATAAATCCGCCGCAAAACAAGTGCCTATCGCCACGGCCTCACCGTGCAGATAATGGCCGTAGCCGGTACCGGTTTCGATGGCGTGGCCAAAAGTATGGCCCAGATTTAAAGTAGCCCTTACCCCGGTTTCAAACTCATCTTCAGCCACGACTTCAGCTTTGTTGATGCAGGAGCGCTCAATCGCATAAGCCAGGGCCTGTTTATCCCGTTGTAATAGTAAGGCCATATTGGTTTCCAGCCAGACAAAAAAATCCGGGTCGCGTATCAAACCGTATTTTATGACTTCCGCCAAGCCGGCGGATAGTTGCCGGTCATCCAGAGTATCCAGGACATCGGCATCAGCTATCACACATTGCGGCTGACAAAATGCGCCTATCATGTTTTTACCCAGCGGGTGATTGACCCCGGTTTTACCGCCGACAGAGGAATCCACCTGAGCCAGCAAGGTGGTGGGGATTTGGATAAAAGCAATGCCGCGCTGATAACAGGCGGCAGCAAAACCGGCCATATCTCCAATCACACCACCGCCTAAAGCCAATAGTGTCGCATTACGGCTAAATTTTTTGCTCAGCAGTTTATCGAAGATATGTTCCAGATATTGCAGGGTTTTGAATTGTTCGCCGTCCGGTAAAACAATGGTTTCTACCTGATAATCGGACAAACCGGTCTGAAGGGTGCTCAGATACAGCGGCGCAACAGTGTCATTGCTGACTATCAGCACCTGTTTGGAACGGATGTGCCGGTTAAGTAATGCTGTTTGGCCAAGTAGGCCGGAGCCTATATAAATGGGATAACTTCTGGCGTTATTTAATTCAACTTGCAATTCTTTCATGTGCATCCAAAGCAGCCTGATAATGCTGCAAAATGGTTTTAACAACAATTTTTCCGGGGGTGTTACCCGAATCAATTTTAAAATCCGCGCATTCCCGGTATAAGGGGTCTCGTTCTGCTAATAATGCTTGCAGACGCTGGCGGGGATTGGCAGTTTGTAACAGCGGGCGTTGGGTATCATGCCGGGTTCGATAAAGGATTTTGTCTATTGAGCACTGTAAATACACCACAAAGCCATTTTGCTTCAAGGCCTCGCGATTTTCCGCTTTTAGAATCGAGCCTCCGCCAGTAGCCAAAATAATGCCGTGCAAAGAGGTTAGTTCTGCAATGACTTCTTGCTCACGCATTCTGAAGCCTTCCTCGCCTTCATAGTTAAAAATAGTGGTAATACTAACACCGGTTGATTTTTCTATGAATTTATCGCTGTCGTAGAACGGTCTTTGTAATGCCTTGGCAAGCTGCTTGCCTATGGTGGTTTTACCTACTCCCATCAGGCCGATCAGATAGATATTTTCCAAGTTTTTCATCAACAAATCTGAGAGCCAGAACTAAAAATTTCACATTATGCCCATTTTTAGGCACGAATAAAATTTTATCTGGCTATTTGGCCCTGCCAGCCCAGAGCACAAGGCAATATCGGCTGCTTTGGACGGGTGTTTCGAGCGTATCGGCACTAAAACCCTGCTCAAATAAATTGGGCGGCAATCTGACTCTGGATGGTTTCAGCCATGGCCTTAGGATCGGCGGCATCACGAATCGGTCTGCCCACCACAATGTAATCTGCACCATTACGAATGGCCTGTTCGACACTGACGGCGCGTTTCTGGTCGTCGTCCTCTCGGTTGTCTACCGGTCTGATACCTGGAGTAATGACAAGTAGTCGTGAGCCTAGCTGCTCCCTG
Coding sequences within it:
- a CDS encoding class I SAM-dependent methyltransferase; translation: MNNYQNYFSNRNISPESYINYELPAHLEKVIPENKEALILDFGCGFGQILQCLINKGYHNANGYDIEPDAINYCKDNGLPIIDGTKNELDKLTSKFDFIILNHVLEHFPKPEIIPMLVKIRNLLTADGEIYIAVPNAQSNTGAYWAYEDFTHHTLFTGGSLLYVLRQAGFSSIRFIDPDCLEQSSSHLKRFIRKILLRFYKWNFAFWNSITLSSFHLPSPQIFSYEIKVLAKF
- a CDS encoding ArnT family glycosyltransferase yields the protein MNPNKAYTVLVIILIIAMLIGILGFQLNFPIPWKDEASFIYQAISWSEKNTLFSESLSQNRTIMWMPPGYMITLGVIYKIFGISLELARYVSLIFFMASFLIWIYIVKKYISPVAILLVILFFILPSSLVSANVARMDVCIVFFSLLCYLAIIKDYLTIAFGLVLVGILYHFNMVYMSIPLLGGTLVRLHKNKSIKGFFYVNTFELLFLLISSVLFVCYCIYVLNNYADFSNDMETQFIRKLERPAFYHSIQNVSFITLLLLFATFSYFKSNWISLVTFLYSLALFLMYAIGQEMWYAIFYNISILSFFVGLWAMQTAKTKTPLLTVILILTVIFFLKSNRQFSGMSPSFFDVPYMDIATKLKIEGKILEALNEAKLNVKHKNSAQSFTISFSGKGNSIFFYLFAKKNGITLIHDLPETIQKTPVADLCIVIKRQQDPLWISQYEKHKLPAACKYGLITSDRNSEVSFFRIDHDQFVLSDG
- a CDS encoding flippase, which codes for MSSEKKLKSGISAKSNRWLLFLPIQMRNSFQNRPNLHKVLINTFWLFADRILRMGMGLLVGVWVARYLGPEQFGTMNYATAFVGLFSAIGSLGLNGIVVRDLVREPENANTILGTAFLLQLFGGLLAFILGIIAVTFVRPDDEIAQQMIAVLGFVTVFKASETIRYWFEAKIQSKYIVWIENGTFLIFAAIKVILILNVATLMDFVWINFAEGLVTAIGIFSIYVWSGGHLTAWRGHYSQAKKLLKDSWPLILSGIAVMVYMRIDQIMLGQMLDDKAVGVYSAAVRISEVWYFIPLAIISSVYPSIIEAKSVNEALYLDRLQRLFNFMALISIIVAIFLTLFANIVVETLYGNEYKEANNVLVLLAWAGLFTSVGCASAKWVVIEGYFLNALIRVVAAAIINIIANLFLIPAYGIQGAAISTLLAYATANWLSLSISPKTRICFIMQTKAIFSLGGLLCRQGT
- a CDS encoding DUF411 domain-containing protein codes for the protein MLSLNRTPLLLLLLASLNIGAAESDKAIDITVYRSESCSCCRKWQDHLQQNNFNIKSLVSDDLQAVKDKYGIPDKLASCHTALVNGYIVEGHVPAQDIRKLLQTKPNIVGIAAPGMPMGSPGMEMGDTQASFQVISVDKSGHFEVFSNHNGNQ
- a CDS encoding nucleotidyltransferase domain-containing protein, yielding MRLTHQQIDIIRLSAQESFGANVQVFLFGSRLDDNKLGGDIDIMLELTEAVVNPALLSAQFSAKLTRLLQGRKVDVLLAAPNLIHLPIHEIAFQQGQKL
- a CDS encoding secondary thiamine-phosphate synthase enzyme YjbQ translates to MWLQKSLQINAKPRGFHLITGEIVGQLAELKQFKIGLAQFFLQHTSASLTINENADADVRRDMENWFSRAVAENQSYFRHTLEGPDDMPAHIKTVLLGSSLTIPISEGHLALGIWQGIYLGEHRHQAGTRTIIVTLYGE
- the hemE gene encoding uroporphyrinogen decarboxylase translates to MTNLQNDLFIRALLKQPVERTPVWMMRQAGRYLPEYRQVRSKAGSFMQLCTNPELACEVTLQPLARFNFDAAILFSDILTIPDAMGLGLSFSEGEGPQFANPIKTADDVKNLPIPDPDIELRYVIDAVRLIKQNLHNRVPLIGFSGSPWTLATYMVEGKSSKNFQKVKALMFEQPQVMHQLLDKLARSVAAYLNAQIAAGADVVMVFDTWGGMLSHDDYLEFSLRYAHQVRELLNTQSQGRKIPTILFTKGGGLWLEAMAGSGFDALGLDWQTDIGAARARVGAQVALQGNLDPISLYASPTVIREKVAKILQDFGHGSGHVFNLGHGILPDINPEHVKAMVDAVQELSPVYHGLG
- a CDS encoding AAA family ATPase; protein product: MQLNAVSIHSPAKPKAGAFPDRSLISVARTEKLELVIHLLSNLQQALIICGPTGIGKTALLDLLHSRLGEPWRQCRLTGASALNFAGIISQLNSFLGTTDLLGYCQKQPVVLIIDNAGQLMAGLIEQLISFAESINGLQLVFAMTYDEYHIQRISDKALDDCHFIELPPLNIKECGDFIAYIASRTAKPGAAKLYSDEQLAEIYRDSHGIPGKILKFLATFNLGKTRHQTLTGARLVTGLALLGLVFGILPRLSGPDGLAFKQTFLAEFADSLFKLNPEKSSITTSDRLERKVLAPQAQVKPAQNADAQAPADTGNSHPVVNRPQLSIPVINKVQPVNISNTAALNPLQPIATIEAGPEKSKPDTGSQAWIMAQPGDNYTLQVMVLTDKAAVNRFLHKYPEYTKHLKTYSITKNTQEKYVLIYGSFNNLTEARTAKTQLPNEFKQSLERRLKYIQNESRQ
- the aroB gene encoding 3-dehydroquinate synthase, whose protein sequence is MKELQVELNNARSYPIYIGSGLLGQTALLNRHIRSKQVLIVSNDTVAPLYLSTLQTGLSDYQVETIVLPDGEQFKTLQYLEHIFDKLLSKKFSRNATLLALGGGVIGDMAGFAAACYQRGIAFIQIPTTLLAQVDSSVGGKTGVNHPLGKNMIGAFCQPQCVIADADVLDTLDDRQLSAGLAEVIKYGLIRDPDFFVWLETNMALLLQRDKQALAYAIERSCINKAEVVAEDEFETGVRATLNLGHTFGHAIETGTGYGHYLHGEAVAIGTCFAADLSRRLGWLSDADVSRIIAIFKAANLPVTPPAEMTVARYIDLMSVDKKNVDGKIRVILLETIGKALLPLNVELNKLQDTLLQYAA
- the aroK gene encoding shikimate kinase AroK; translated protein: MKNLENIYLIGLMGVGKTTIGKQLAKALQRPFYDSDKFIEKSTGVSITTIFNYEGEEGFRMREQEVIAELTSLHGIILATGGGSILKAENREALKQNGFVVYLQCSIDKILYRTRHDTQRPLLQTANPRQRLQALLAERDPLYRECADFKIDSGNTPGKIVVKTILQHYQAALDAHERIAS